A window of the Osmia lignaria lignaria isolate PbOS001 chromosome 2, iyOsmLign1, whole genome shotgun sequence genome harbors these coding sequences:
- the Usp10 gene encoding ubiquitin specific protease 10 isoform X1 has product MDLAMDVRNELDFQFLDLHDLNDNDKNHLLNILKSNVTNDALKLPWDTVETNNDINTSITEIPQIQNQWYHNAIPPPPSYTQQIMCSDWQGPPIYPVPTDGHIQPFMPAMTYSHPGYNLGSEIHDVNCNRENNRRNNRGRGIRRDNFNRGMNPANEMQPGYVGEQGQFHPPLSFVVMYPDQTQQQQFSGHVHYPPLAIYQPNLHTHTNTHPHAQSAYGYPPYHHPSGNMRCVRQTTPMLSQPTQECTKVQNAKPHEKRVQNVYTPVKQPFHQVNEEDNSSQTNIVTTVITVNNSKVEQCTDNTDENTANRKSSNTNGKVPPVNVKIEHNIVSTVNENCNGTENNDVPCVNINSSIEVKQNGETDKEYKNETVSSIKTTVVKTLSKSISKSENEAQKEDAPIKPLPEEVVIKPSNTPVTVSTAPPAVSSISWASILKKGNTETQSTPSNHKPTARINPLHINSITENSPASKAQLQSTDKDQRGGVIFGNENISSSIPNVVNESKNPQTESLQNRFNDPIAYRMGEFLLGYHMDKQTVSLLPRGLTNRSNYCYINSILQALLACPPFYNLLMALPHSKNPSKTSSTPLIDNMIKFVHEFTPLSDAARLARKDRANKRGEDTIVDIQSGVAFEPSYVYTMLKNTSAAGVFSVEGRQEDAEEFLSCLLNGINDEMLELIKLVNSDVNVTTNVETNINYNNGEEEWKVMGPKNKGSITRCTEFGRTPLSDIFRGQLRSRVSRAGEQPTDNVQPFFTLQLDIEKAESVKGALEILVGKDQLEGMTCSKTKQQIEAWKQVTLEELPVILILHLKWFDYKLDVCSKIVKSVEFPVDLKLDSKFLSPNAVKKLNPKQKHYKLFAVTYHDGKEATKGHYVTDAFHVGYGGWVRYDDSSLKGVSESNVLKPTPPRVPYLLYYRRCDTIGNNQSNTGKVR; this is encoded by the exons ATGGATTTAGCCATGGATGTTCGAAATGAG ctTGATTTTCAATTCTTGGATTTACACGATTTAAATGATAATGACAAAAATCAtttactaaatattttaaaatccaATGTCACTAATGATGCCTTAAAATTGCCATGGGATACAGTTGAAACTAACAATGATATCAATACCTCCATAACAGAAATTCCACAAATACAAAATCAATGGTATCATAATG CAATACCACCACCACCTTCTTATACACAACAGATAATGTGTAGTGACTGGCAGGGACCACCAATATATCCTGTTCCAACAGATGGTCATATACAACCATTTATGCCAGCAATGACATACTCACATCCTGGTTACAACCTTGGAAGTGAAATTCATGATGTGAATTGTAATAGAGAAAATAACAGAAGAAATAATCGAGGAAGAGGAATCAGAAGAGATAATTTCAACCGTGGAATGAATCCTGCTAATGAAATGCAACCAGGGTATGTGGGAGAACAGGGACAATTTCATCCACCATTATCTTTTGTAGTTATGTACCCGGATCAGACGCAACAGCAACAGTTTTCTGGTCATGTTCATTATCCTCCATTAGCTATATATCAGCCAAATCTTCATACACATACAAACACACATCCTCATGCACAATCTGCATATGGATATCCTCCATATCATCATCCTTCAGGAAATATGAGATGTGTTCGACAAACGACGCCTATGCTTTCTCAACCTACTCAAGAGTGTACAAAAGTACAGAATGCAAAGCCTCATGAGAAACGCGTTCAAAACGTTTATACGCCCGTCAAACAACCTTTTCATCAAGTAAACGAGGAAGATAATTCTTCACAGACCAATATAGTTACTACAGTAATAACTGTAAATAACAGTAAAGTAGAACAATGTACTGATAATACAGACGAAAATACTGCCAATAGAAAAAGTTCAAATACAAATGGGAAAGTACCCCCTGTTAATGTTAAAATAGAGCACAATATTGTATCTActgtaaatgaaaattgtaatgGAACTGAGAATAATGATGTACCATGTGTGAATATTAATAGTAGCATCGAAGTAAAACAAAATGGAGAAACTGACAAAGAATATAAAAACGAAACTGTTTCTAGTATTAAAACTACTGTTGTTAAAACATTATCAAAATCTATTTCGAAAAGTGAAAATGAAGCACAAAAAGAAGATGCTCCTATAAAACCTTTACCAGAAGAAGTTGTTATTAAACCATCAAATACGCCAGTCACTGTATCCACTGCACCGCCTGCTGTATCGAGCATATCTTGGGCTAgcattttgaaaaaaggaaacacAGAAACGCAATCAACCCCGTCAAATCATAAACCAACAGCACGTATTAATCCCTTACATATTAATTCAATCACAGAAAATAGTCCAGCGTCAAAAGCGCAGCTACAGTCAACAGATAAAGACCAACGAGGCGGGGTAATTTTTGGAAACGAAAATATTTCATCCAGCATACCAAATGTTgtcaatgaaagtaaaaatccaCAAACAGAGTCATTGCAAAATCGTTTCAATGATCCTATTGCTTATCGAATGGGCG aaTTTTTATTAGGATATCACATGGATAAGCAAACTGTGAGTCTGTTACCGAGAGGATTAACAAACCGTAGTAATTATTGTTACATTAATAGTATATTACAAGCTTTGCTTGCTTGTCCACCGTTTTACAATCTTCTGATGGCTCTACCACATTCTAAAAATCCTAGTAAAACGTCTTCAACTCCACTCATCGATAATAT GATCAAGTTCGTACACGAATTCACACCTTTGTCAGATGCTGCACGATTGGCTAGAAAAGATAGAGCAAATAAACGAGGGGAAGATACAATAGTAGACATACAAAGTGGAGTGGCTTTTGAACCTTCTTATGTATATACAATGTTAAAAAATACTTCAGCCGCGGGTGTATTTTCCGTGGAAGGACGGCAAGAAGATGCAGAAGAATTCCTTTCGTGCCTTCTGAATGGTATCAATGATGAAATGCTCGAA CTTATCAAATTAGTAAACAGTGACGTTAATGTAACAACTAATGTTGAAACTAATATAAACTACAATAATGGAGAAGAAGAATGGAAG GTAATGGGTCCGAAGAACAAAGGATCTATTACACGATGTACCGAATTTGGAAGGACACCACTGTCTGATATCTTCCGCGGACAATTAAGATCTAGAGTATCGCGAGCAGGAGAACAACCAACGGATAACGTCCAACCCTTTTTTACATTACAACTTGATATTGAG AAAGCAGAATCTGTGAAAGGTGCGCTTGAAATTCTTGTTGGTAAAGATCAGTTGGAAGGAATGACATGTAGTAAAACAAAACAACAAATAGAAGCTTGGAAGCAAGTAACCTTGGAAGAATTACCGGTCATTCTTATATTACATCTGAAATGGTTCGATTACAAACTTGATGTTTGctcaaaaattgtaaaaagtgTAGAATTTCCTGTTGATTTAAAATTAGATAGCA AATTTTTATCGCCAAATGCTGTAAAGAAATTAAATCCAAAACAAAAGCATTATAAACTATTCGCGGTTACGTATCATGATGGGAAAGAAGCAACAAAGGGTCACTATGTCACTGATGCTTTTCACGTAGGATACGGAGGTTGGGTCAGGTATGATGATAGTTCGTTAAAAGGAGTTTCTGAAAGTAATGTTTTAAAACCAACTCCCCCTAGAGTtccatatttattatattatcgcAGATGCGATACTATCGGAAATAATCAATCGAATACTGGTAAAGTACGTTAA
- the LOC117607005 gene encoding uncharacterized protein LOC117607005 isoform X2, which yields MRIAVEGCAHGELDIIYETIQEMEKADGKKIDLLICCGDFQSTRNLSDLNCMAVPDKYKDMCTFYKYYSGEKVAPVLTLFIGGNHEASNYLQELPYGGWVAPNIYYFGYASVVTVGGIRIAGLSGIFKGQHWMQGHYEKPPYTENTIRSVYHIRNLEIFRLKQLTGNIDIFLSHDWPAGITKYGDENILLKGKPFFKNDIENNMLGSPPSMELLEYHHPSYWFSAHLHCKFAALVPEKGGTRVTKFLALDKCLPKRKFLQIFELEHNPNLPLTLHYDLEWLTILYLTNHLLSVKSGIHYMPGQYGNTRWTFIPTIEEKAKVLKKFNCNLQIPLNFTQTAKPYNPNALDGISEPPQLLVIIMLYKLNQIVRNLRDEIIRYILIRFNNNGILCPLLKFGTFVKKKMDKLTIISGTLFLAADVFAVVSLAMPDWIITDVGGDTRLGLMWSCMTLYNRPQVCYSPDLQPEWFMALVCIFVGCILITATIILLASSHWDRNVIPYARWVGFTAMVLFCLAAVIFPMGFHIDEIGGQPYQLPNSHQVGISYIFFVLALWITVISELFAGKVCLPHF from the exons ATGAGGATAGCTGTAGAAGGTTGCGCACACGGTGAACTggatattatttatgaaactatTCAAGAAATGGAAAAGGCTGATGGGAAAAAGATAGATTTGCTTATTTGCTGTGGAGATTTTCAATCTACTAGAAATTTAAGCGATTTAAATTGCATGGCTGTACCTGATAAATATAAGGATATGTGTACTTTTTATAA ATATTATTCTGGGGAAAAGGTTGCTCCAGTGTTGACATTATTTATTGGGGGTAATCATGAAGCATCAAATTATCTTCAAGAATTACCATATGGTGGATGGGTAGCACCTAATATTTACTATTTTGGATATGCTAGTGTAGTAACAGTAGGTGGTATCAGAATTGCAGGATTATCAGGCATTTTTAAGGGTCAACATTGGATGCAAGGACATTATGAAAAGCCCCCATATACAGAGAATACAATTAGAAGTGTATATCATATCAGAAACTTAGAAATATTTAGATTAAAGCAG CTTActggtaatattgatatattCTTATCACATGATTGGCCAGCAGGAATAACTAAATATGgggatgaaaatattttattaaaaggaaAACCTTTTTTCAA AAAtgatatagaaaataatatgcTTGGTAGTCCACCAAGTATGGAACTCTTAGAGTATCATCATCCAAGTTATTGGTTTTCAGCTCATTTACATTGTAAATTTGCAGCTCTTGTTCCTGAAAAAGGAGGAACAAGAGTAACTAAGTTTTTAGCTTTAGATAAATGTCTtccaaaaagaaaatttcttcaaatatttgaacTAGAACATAATCCAAATTTACCACTGACACTACATTATGATCTAGAGTGGTtaacaatattatatttaacaaatcATTTATTAAGTGTCAAAAGTGGAATTCATTATATGCCTGGACAGTATGGTAATACAAGATGGACGTTTATACCAACTATAGAGGAAAAGGCAAAGGttctaaaaaaatttaactGTAATTTACAAATTCCATTGAATTTTACACAAACTGCTAAACCTTACAATCCTAATGCTTTGGATGGTATTTCTGAACCAccacaattatt GGTAATAATCATGTTATACAAATTGAACCAAATTGTAAGAAATTTAAGAGACGAAATTATTCGATATATTCTAATACGCTTTAATAATAATGGAATACTTTGTCCATTACTTAAGTTTGGAACCTTTGTTAAAAAG AAAATGGATAAATTAACGATTATTTCGGGAACATTGTTTCTCGCCGCCGATGTATTTGCAGTTGTCAGTCTTGCAATGCCCGACTGGATTATTACTGATGTTGGag gaGATACAAGATTGGGATTGATGTGGTCATGTATGACCTTATACAATAGACCTCAAGTTTGTTACAGTCCAGATTTACAGCCAGAATGGTTCATGGCTCTTGTTTGTATCTTTGTAGGCTGTATTTTGATCACAgcaacaataatattattagcCAGTTCTCATTGGGATCGTAATGTTATCCCTTATGCTAGATGGGTAGGATTTACAGCTA tgGTGCTGTTTTGTCTAGCAGCAGTTATATTTCCAATGGGTTTTCACATCGATGAAATTGGTGGACAACCATATCAGTTACCTAATTCACATCAAGTTggtatttcttatattttctttgttttagcTTTATGGATTACAgtaatttcagaattatttgCGGGCAAAGTTTGCCTCCCACATTTTTAG
- the Usp10 gene encoding ubiquitin specific protease 10 isoform X2, with amino-acid sequence MMVMKLDFQFLDLHDLNDNDKNHLLNILKSNVTNDALKLPWDTVETNNDINTSITEIPQIQNQWYHNAIPPPPSYTQQIMCSDWQGPPIYPVPTDGHIQPFMPAMTYSHPGYNLGSEIHDVNCNRENNRRNNRGRGIRRDNFNRGMNPANEMQPGYVGEQGQFHPPLSFVVMYPDQTQQQQFSGHVHYPPLAIYQPNLHTHTNTHPHAQSAYGYPPYHHPSGNMRCVRQTTPMLSQPTQECTKVQNAKPHEKRVQNVYTPVKQPFHQVNEEDNSSQTNIVTTVITVNNSKVEQCTDNTDENTANRKSSNTNGKVPPVNVKIEHNIVSTVNENCNGTENNDVPCVNINSSIEVKQNGETDKEYKNETVSSIKTTVVKTLSKSISKSENEAQKEDAPIKPLPEEVVIKPSNTPVTVSTAPPAVSSISWASILKKGNTETQSTPSNHKPTARINPLHINSITENSPASKAQLQSTDKDQRGGVIFGNENISSSIPNVVNESKNPQTESLQNRFNDPIAYRMGEFLLGYHMDKQTVSLLPRGLTNRSNYCYINSILQALLACPPFYNLLMALPHSKNPSKTSSTPLIDNMIKFVHEFTPLSDAARLARKDRANKRGEDTIVDIQSGVAFEPSYVYTMLKNTSAAGVFSVEGRQEDAEEFLSCLLNGINDEMLELIKLVNSDVNVTTNVETNINYNNGEEEWKVMGPKNKGSITRCTEFGRTPLSDIFRGQLRSRVSRAGEQPTDNVQPFFTLQLDIEKAESVKGALEILVGKDQLEGMTCSKTKQQIEAWKQVTLEELPVILILHLKWFDYKLDVCSKIVKSVEFPVDLKLDSKFLSPNAVKKLNPKQKHYKLFAVTYHDGKEATKGHYVTDAFHVGYGGWVRYDDSSLKGVSESNVLKPTPPRVPYLLYYRRCDTIGNNQSNTGKVR; translated from the exons ctTGATTTTCAATTCTTGGATTTACACGATTTAAATGATAATGACAAAAATCAtttactaaatattttaaaatccaATGTCACTAATGATGCCTTAAAATTGCCATGGGATACAGTTGAAACTAACAATGATATCAATACCTCCATAACAGAAATTCCACAAATACAAAATCAATGGTATCATAATG CAATACCACCACCACCTTCTTATACACAACAGATAATGTGTAGTGACTGGCAGGGACCACCAATATATCCTGTTCCAACAGATGGTCATATACAACCATTTATGCCAGCAATGACATACTCACATCCTGGTTACAACCTTGGAAGTGAAATTCATGATGTGAATTGTAATAGAGAAAATAACAGAAGAAATAATCGAGGAAGAGGAATCAGAAGAGATAATTTCAACCGTGGAATGAATCCTGCTAATGAAATGCAACCAGGGTATGTGGGAGAACAGGGACAATTTCATCCACCATTATCTTTTGTAGTTATGTACCCGGATCAGACGCAACAGCAACAGTTTTCTGGTCATGTTCATTATCCTCCATTAGCTATATATCAGCCAAATCTTCATACACATACAAACACACATCCTCATGCACAATCTGCATATGGATATCCTCCATATCATCATCCTTCAGGAAATATGAGATGTGTTCGACAAACGACGCCTATGCTTTCTCAACCTACTCAAGAGTGTACAAAAGTACAGAATGCAAAGCCTCATGAGAAACGCGTTCAAAACGTTTATACGCCCGTCAAACAACCTTTTCATCAAGTAAACGAGGAAGATAATTCTTCACAGACCAATATAGTTACTACAGTAATAACTGTAAATAACAGTAAAGTAGAACAATGTACTGATAATACAGACGAAAATACTGCCAATAGAAAAAGTTCAAATACAAATGGGAAAGTACCCCCTGTTAATGTTAAAATAGAGCACAATATTGTATCTActgtaaatgaaaattgtaatgGAACTGAGAATAATGATGTACCATGTGTGAATATTAATAGTAGCATCGAAGTAAAACAAAATGGAGAAACTGACAAAGAATATAAAAACGAAACTGTTTCTAGTATTAAAACTACTGTTGTTAAAACATTATCAAAATCTATTTCGAAAAGTGAAAATGAAGCACAAAAAGAAGATGCTCCTATAAAACCTTTACCAGAAGAAGTTGTTATTAAACCATCAAATACGCCAGTCACTGTATCCACTGCACCGCCTGCTGTATCGAGCATATCTTGGGCTAgcattttgaaaaaaggaaacacAGAAACGCAATCAACCCCGTCAAATCATAAACCAACAGCACGTATTAATCCCTTACATATTAATTCAATCACAGAAAATAGTCCAGCGTCAAAAGCGCAGCTACAGTCAACAGATAAAGACCAACGAGGCGGGGTAATTTTTGGAAACGAAAATATTTCATCCAGCATACCAAATGTTgtcaatgaaagtaaaaatccaCAAACAGAGTCATTGCAAAATCGTTTCAATGATCCTATTGCTTATCGAATGGGCG aaTTTTTATTAGGATATCACATGGATAAGCAAACTGTGAGTCTGTTACCGAGAGGATTAACAAACCGTAGTAATTATTGTTACATTAATAGTATATTACAAGCTTTGCTTGCTTGTCCACCGTTTTACAATCTTCTGATGGCTCTACCACATTCTAAAAATCCTAGTAAAACGTCTTCAACTCCACTCATCGATAATAT GATCAAGTTCGTACACGAATTCACACCTTTGTCAGATGCTGCACGATTGGCTAGAAAAGATAGAGCAAATAAACGAGGGGAAGATACAATAGTAGACATACAAAGTGGAGTGGCTTTTGAACCTTCTTATGTATATACAATGTTAAAAAATACTTCAGCCGCGGGTGTATTTTCCGTGGAAGGACGGCAAGAAGATGCAGAAGAATTCCTTTCGTGCCTTCTGAATGGTATCAATGATGAAATGCTCGAA CTTATCAAATTAGTAAACAGTGACGTTAATGTAACAACTAATGTTGAAACTAATATAAACTACAATAATGGAGAAGAAGAATGGAAG GTAATGGGTCCGAAGAACAAAGGATCTATTACACGATGTACCGAATTTGGAAGGACACCACTGTCTGATATCTTCCGCGGACAATTAAGATCTAGAGTATCGCGAGCAGGAGAACAACCAACGGATAACGTCCAACCCTTTTTTACATTACAACTTGATATTGAG AAAGCAGAATCTGTGAAAGGTGCGCTTGAAATTCTTGTTGGTAAAGATCAGTTGGAAGGAATGACATGTAGTAAAACAAAACAACAAATAGAAGCTTGGAAGCAAGTAACCTTGGAAGAATTACCGGTCATTCTTATATTACATCTGAAATGGTTCGATTACAAACTTGATGTTTGctcaaaaattgtaaaaagtgTAGAATTTCCTGTTGATTTAAAATTAGATAGCA AATTTTTATCGCCAAATGCTGTAAAGAAATTAAATCCAAAACAAAAGCATTATAAACTATTCGCGGTTACGTATCATGATGGGAAAGAAGCAACAAAGGGTCACTATGTCACTGATGCTTTTCACGTAGGATACGGAGGTTGGGTCAGGTATGATGATAGTTCGTTAAAAGGAGTTTCTGAAAGTAATGTTTTAAAACCAACTCCCCCTAGAGTtccatatttattatattatcgcAGATGCGATACTATCGGAAATAATCAATCGAATACTGGTAAAGTACGTTAA
- the Mettl4 gene encoding methyltransferase like 4 has protein sequence MSLIFCTEEGWIISHLQYLNDIYNNAKNNNKQSKLIFNDTLFQINSQYLRQNQINQSEQDDGMSLQNKNRKRKRSILLPDKDLNEINHIKQRFSKIMLAAKAEGLLSSDIILDNNEAARLASQTFYQDTFCNEEENFYGCNDTDTAIISEVKDKKYVFPQKCNFYCYDVRDIAKKLELNNQYDFILLDPPWWNKSIRRKKTKYLEASYKMMYNEELAKIPIRKLLCSNGLVAIWCTNAPSHLHSIFNDIFPSWGITYRAKWYWIKITQTGNTVCNFNFALGKQPYELLVLGSVLNGNEINVPDGKLLISVPSAVHSHKPPLIEVVKEYLPNEPKCLEIFARYLLPKWTSWGLEVLKFQHLSLYTVIEETNETQNSTNIDVNKSID, from the exons ATGAGCTTGATTTTCTGTACCGAAGAAGGGTGGATTATATCCCATTTGCAATACCTTAATGATATTTATAACAATGCAAAAAATAACAACAAACAAAGTAAACTAATTTTTAATGatacattatttcaaataaattcacaATATTTACGTcaaaatcaaataaatcaatCTGAACAAGATGATGGAATGtcattacaaaataaaaatcgaaaaagaaaacgatCAATACTTTTACCAGATAAAGATTTAAACGAG ATAAATCATATCAAACAAAGGTTCAGTAAAATAATGTTAGCAGCAAAGGCAGAAGGATTATTGTCTTCTGATATAATACTTGATAATAATGAAGCAGCCCGCTTAGCATCGCAAACATTTTATCAGGATACATTTTGCAATGAAGAAGAAAACTTTTATGGTTGCAATGATACAGATACAGCTATTATATCAGaagtaaaagataaaaaatatgttttccCTCAAAAGTGTAACTTTTATTGTTATGATGTCAGAGACATTGCAAAAAAGCTGGAGTTAAATAATCAATATGATTTTATATTGTTGGATCCTCCTTGGTGGAACAAGTccataagaagaaaaaaaaccaAATACTTAGAAGCTAG CTATAAAATGATGTACAACGAAGAGTTGGCTAAGATaccaattagaaaattattatgttCAAATGGACTGGTGGCAATATGGTGTACAAATGCTCCAAGTCATCTACACAGTATTTTTAATGATATATTCCCATCATGGGGAATCACTTATAGAGCAAAATGGTATTGGATTAAA attACTCAAACAGGAAATACAGTCTGTAACTTTAATTTTGCACTTGGTAAACAGCCTTATGAATTATTAGTTCTGGGATCTGTATTAAATGGTAATGAAATAAATGTTCCTGATGGTAAACTGTTGATAAGTGTACCAAGTGCAGTACATTCTCATAAACCGCCGCTCATAG AAGTTGTAAAAGAATATCTTCCGAACGAaccaaaatgtttagaaatatTTGCAAGATATTTACTTCCTAAATGGACAAGTTGGGGTCTTgaagtattaaaatttcaacatttatCATTATACACAGTAATAGAAGAAACGAATGAGACTCAGAATAGCACTAACATCGATGTAAATAAATCAATTGATtaa
- the LOC117607005 gene encoding lariat debranching enzyme isoform X1 — MRIAVEGCAHGELDIIYETIQEMEKADGKKIDLLICCGDFQSTRNLSDLNCMAVPDKYKDMCTFYKYYSGEKVAPVLTLFIGGNHEASNYLQELPYGGWVAPNIYYFGYASVVTVGGIRIAGLSGIFKGQHWMQGHYEKPPYTENTIRSVYHIRNLEIFRLKQLTGNIDIFLSHDWPAGITKYGDENILLKGKPFFKNDIENNMLGSPPSMELLEYHHPSYWFSAHLHCKFAALVPEKGGTRVTKFLALDKCLPKRKFLQIFELEHNPNLPLTLHYDLEWLTILYLTNHLLSVKSGIHYMPGQYGNTRWTFIPTIEEKAKVLKKFNCNLQIPLNFTQTAKPYNPNALDGISEPPQLLINNQTTQFCNILGIDDPSVLLQLMNNAKECKSNESMMETSCEQISSSNEISISFEEDNVLSSTFNGTLSDSSFNHTSPLNLSPKSNSEEQELEACSTKEADGSLNNLSPLANSDCTNDSNNHVIQIEPNCKKFKRRNYSIYSNTL, encoded by the exons ATGAGGATAGCTGTAGAAGGTTGCGCACACGGTGAACTggatattatttatgaaactatTCAAGAAATGGAAAAGGCTGATGGGAAAAAGATAGATTTGCTTATTTGCTGTGGAGATTTTCAATCTACTAGAAATTTAAGCGATTTAAATTGCATGGCTGTACCTGATAAATATAAGGATATGTGTACTTTTTATAA ATATTATTCTGGGGAAAAGGTTGCTCCAGTGTTGACATTATTTATTGGGGGTAATCATGAAGCATCAAATTATCTTCAAGAATTACCATATGGTGGATGGGTAGCACCTAATATTTACTATTTTGGATATGCTAGTGTAGTAACAGTAGGTGGTATCAGAATTGCAGGATTATCAGGCATTTTTAAGGGTCAACATTGGATGCAAGGACATTATGAAAAGCCCCCATATACAGAGAATACAATTAGAAGTGTATATCATATCAGAAACTTAGAAATATTTAGATTAAAGCAG CTTActggtaatattgatatattCTTATCACATGATTGGCCAGCAGGAATAACTAAATATGgggatgaaaatattttattaaaaggaaAACCTTTTTTCAA AAAtgatatagaaaataatatgcTTGGTAGTCCACCAAGTATGGAACTCTTAGAGTATCATCATCCAAGTTATTGGTTTTCAGCTCATTTACATTGTAAATTTGCAGCTCTTGTTCCTGAAAAAGGAGGAACAAGAGTAACTAAGTTTTTAGCTTTAGATAAATGTCTtccaaaaagaaaatttcttcaaatatttgaacTAGAACATAATCCAAATTTACCACTGACACTACATTATGATCTAGAGTGGTtaacaatattatatttaacaaatcATTTATTAAGTGTCAAAAGTGGAATTCATTATATGCCTGGACAGTATGGTAATACAAGATGGACGTTTATACCAACTATAGAGGAAAAGGCAAAGGttctaaaaaaatttaactGTAATTTACAAATTCCATTGAATTTTACACAAACTGCTAAACCTTACAATCCTAATGCTTTGGATGGTATTTCTGAACCAccacaattattaataaacaatcAAACTACTCAATTCTGTAATATTTTGGGTATTGATGATCCATCTGTCTTATtacaattaatgaataatgcaaaaGAGTGTAAATCAAATGAATCAATGATGGAAACATCATGTGAACAAATATCAAGTtccaatgaaatttctatttcttttgaagAAGATAATGTTTTAAGTTCAACATTTAATGGAACTTTAAGTGATAGTTCATTTAATCACACTTCACCATTAAATTTATCTCCTAAAAGTAATAGTGAAGAACAAGAATTAGAAGCATGTAGTACTAAAGAAGCAGATGgaagtttaaataatttgtcACCACTAGCTAACTCTGACTGTACAAATGATA GTAATAATCATGTTATACAAATTGAACCAAATTGTAAGAAATTTAAGAGACGAAATTATTCGATATATTCTAATACGCTTTAA